Proteins from a single region of Candidatus Zixiibacteriota bacterium:
- a CDS encoding DUF5683 domain-containing protein: protein MRFWVIAIVVVVSVSSGVHAIELGQSPVHVAMQNSLNAETRSLGVTGNLANDEFGGGTRDQSETGRKSVVQAALYSAIIPGGGQYYLDRRRTARYFFGAEAGIWIAYLSFHTYGRWREDDFIAYAAAHANARLEGKSEEFQSWVGFYSSIREFNTLGRAFDPERPYLADTPENHWQWQSERERQTYRDLRNRSKEAYRRSDFMIGAAIVNRIISVVDAIRSAVRINRRIAAPGFSSAQPRPFRLSFDPLASRQICVTVYPGF from the coding sequence GTGAGGTTTTGGGTTATTGCGATCGTCGTAGTCGTTAGCGTGTCGAGTGGTGTGCATGCGATTGAGCTTGGCCAAAGCCCGGTGCATGTCGCCATGCAGAACAGCCTCAACGCGGAGACGAGGTCCCTGGGTGTGACCGGCAACCTAGCCAACGATGAATTCGGCGGAGGCACGCGGGATCAGTCGGAAACCGGGCGCAAGTCAGTTGTGCAGGCAGCCCTGTACTCAGCGATTATCCCTGGCGGCGGACAGTACTATCTCGACCGTCGGCGTACCGCCCGTTACTTTTTTGGCGCCGAGGCCGGTATCTGGATTGCTTATCTGTCGTTTCACACTTATGGGCGATGGCGCGAAGACGATTTTATCGCCTACGCCGCGGCACACGCCAACGCGCGCCTCGAGGGCAAGAGCGAGGAGTTCCAATCGTGGGTCGGCTTCTACAGCAGCATACGGGAGTTCAACACGCTGGGGCGGGCGTTTGACCCGGAGCGGCCGTACCTGGCCGACACCCCGGAAAACCACTGGCAGTGGCAAAGCGAGCGCGAACGCCAGACCTACCGCGATCTTCGGAATCGAAGCAAGGAAGCCTACCGTCGATCCGACTTCATGATCGGCGCAGCGATAGTGAACCGGATCATATCGGTAGTCGACGCTATCCGCAGCGCCGTTCGCATCAACCGCCGGATTGCAGCGCCCGGCTTCTCCTCCGCGCAGCCGAGACCGTTCAGACTGAGTTTCGATCCTCTGGCCTCCCGTCAGATATGTGTCACGGTTTATCCTGGCTTCTGA
- a CDS encoding geranylgeranylglycerol-phosphate geranylgeranyltransferase: MRRFIDILRLIRATNCLIASAGVWVGAYLTWSWPEYYGPTVVSIAAFLACAAGNILNDLMDTEADKINRPTRVLVAGRLSRRFARNLMITLNVIALIMGIAVSWEVALTGFVTIGLLVAYNRTLKRIPLLGNAVVALLASLTFVTGGLAIDPELTFRLPGPMIASVFAFFFHLVREIVKDVQDMEGDRRAGLSSLPLVIGPSRSLLAATGLFALLAVLTYIPIFAGWFGRAYEIITVYVVDLPILALLVVTWGFPDAKMLAVASRALKVGMILGLLALILA; this comes from the coding sequence GTGCGACGCTTTATCGATATTCTCCGCCTGATCCGCGCAACCAACTGCCTGATCGCATCAGCTGGCGTCTGGGTCGGTGCTTATCTTACATGGTCCTGGCCGGAATATTACGGCCCGACCGTGGTCTCGATCGCGGCCTTTCTTGCCTGTGCCGCCGGAAACATCCTAAACGATCTGATGGACACGGAAGCCGACAAGATTAATCGGCCCACCCGGGTGCTGGTGGCGGGTCGGCTCTCGCGGCGTTTCGCCCGCAACCTGATGATCACACTCAATGTGATCGCTCTTATTATGGGGATCGCAGTCTCCTGGGAAGTCGCTTTAACGGGATTCGTGACAATCGGGCTCTTGGTGGCGTACAACCGCACACTGAAGCGGATACCTCTGCTGGGCAATGCCGTCGTGGCGCTGCTGGCCTCCCTGACTTTTGTTACCGGGGGGCTGGCGATTGATCCGGAACTGACTTTCCGTCTTCCCGGCCCGATGATCGCCTCCGTGTTCGCATTCTTTTTTCATCTGGTCCGGGAGATTGTCAAGGATGTCCAGGACATGGAGGGTGACCGGCGAGCCGGTCTCAGTTCGCTGCCGCTGGTGATTGGACCGTCCCGATCTCTTCTGGCCGCCACGGGCCTTTTCGCTCTGCTGGCGGTGTTAACCTACATACCGATCTTCGCGGGCTGGTTTGGTCGTGCCTACGAGATTATCACGGTCTATGTGGTGGACTTGCCCATACTGGCGCTGCTGGTAGTCACGTGGGGTTTCCCTGATGCCAAGATGCTCGCTGTAGCCTCCAGGGCGCTGAAAGTCGGCATGATTCTCGGTCTCTTGGCCCTGATTCTGGCTTAA
- a CDS encoding NHL repeat-containing protein, translated as MSSLSLVFVLVGCGGKARPGRELTQSPGIPTEIVLERMISGQILGRPLSNPTDLAIDNRGALYLLDSGNKRVIWFNRDLAAVRDFSGEGSSIGKLGDPRGLAVDSERRVWVTDRESRLLVQCSDQLEYTMEIPFRDEADEFVYGRPAAIAVTEFGDIWVVDPDNHRVVTLDAAGQFDMFVGDAGSPGGQLREPSALALDRHDRIYVCDRGNHRVMVYDVRGGLVQEVKYQSVNAPTAVAIDPSGRVWVLEEDSSKLHCLSNNGELLAALGPTISGADQPLLDPSDLVFLPDGRLVISDTGRSRLLVCRVTSSTD; from the coding sequence TTGTCAAGCCTGAGCCTGGTCTTTGTTCTAGTCGGTTGCGGGGGAAAGGCCAGGCCAGGGCGCGAACTGACCCAGTCTCCGGGAATTCCCACGGAAATTGTACTCGAACGGATGATTTCCGGTCAGATTCTCGGTCGACCCTTATCTAATCCAACCGACCTGGCTATCGATAATCGCGGAGCGCTGTACCTGCTTGATTCGGGCAACAAGCGAGTGATCTGGTTTAATCGCGATCTGGCGGCAGTGCGAGATTTCTCAGGCGAAGGGAGTTCTATCGGAAAACTCGGTGATCCCCGGGGGCTGGCGGTCGACTCGGAAAGACGAGTCTGGGTCACCGACCGCGAGTCCCGGTTACTCGTCCAGTGCAGCGACCAATTGGAATACACTATGGAGATCCCGTTCCGCGACGAGGCGGATGAGTTTGTGTACGGCCGCCCGGCGGCAATTGCGGTGACCGAATTCGGCGACATCTGGGTGGTTGATCCGGATAATCACCGCGTTGTCACCCTGGACGCCGCCGGCCAGTTCGACATGTTCGTGGGTGACGCCGGCTCGCCCGGCGGGCAGTTGCGTGAGCCGTCCGCTCTCGCACTCGACCGGCATGATCGTATCTACGTTTGCGACCGGGGTAACCATCGGGTCATGGTCTACGATGTTCGTGGCGGTCTGGTGCAGGAAGTCAAATACCAAAGTGTGAATGCTCCAACCGCGGTTGCGATTGATCCCTCCGGGCGTGTTTGGGTGCTGGAGGAAGACTCCAGCAAGCTGCACTGTCTTTCGAATAATGGTGAATTGCTGGCTGCGCTCGGCCCGACCATCTCCGGCGCCGACCAGCCGCTGCTTGATCCTTCCGATTTGGTGTTTCTCCCCGACGGTCGCCTCGTGATCTCCGATACCGGTCGCTCGCGGCTGTTGGTATGCCGGGTGACTTCTTCGACTGACTGA